DNA sequence from the Pedobacter sp. W3I1 genome:
CGGGATTTTTCAGACTTCTTGAGGCAGCTTCGACCGAATCGGCGAGCATTAACACACCAGTTTCTTTGCTAAAAGGTATTGGTCCGGGGTAGCGAAAAATGTTTTCATCAACGAATTTTTCAGGGGTGTTTTTCAAAAACGATTGATAAAAATAGTCGACCCGGGTATTTCCATGGTGTGTTCTGATAAAATCGATAATCGCTTCCGGAATCTGGTTCTTTCTCAAAATTTCAATTCCTTTGTGCACATGCTGAATAATAATCTGCGCGCTTTGCTCATAAGGCAATTTATCATGTGGGCTAACAGCGGTATTTTGGTTCTCGATAAAATATTGCGGATTATCAACCTTACCAATATCATGATATAAAGCACCTGCCCTTACCAGCACAGAATTACCGCCTATTTTAAATATCGCAGCTTCGGCAAGATTTGCCACCTGTAAAGAGTGCTGAAATGTTCCAGGCGCTTTAAAAGCAAGTTCTCTTAACAGTTTATTATTGGTATTGGTTAACTCAATCAAGGCCACATCTGAAGTGATACCAAAAATACGTTCGAACAGGTAAATTAACGGGTAAGCTAAAAGAGATAAGAGTACACTAAAAATAAAAGGAATAAAATTCATCCATTCTATTTCGCGGAAAGATCCTTCGCGGAGCAGGGCAATGCCTACAAAAGAAACAAAATAAGCCAAAAGAATAAATAGGGCCGAAACCAGGAATCTTTCGCGCTTAACAAAGTTTTTAATACTGAATATGGCAACCATGCCCGCAGTAACCTGATAAAACACAAATTCGAAGCTATTGGCCACAAAGAAACCGGCAATTAAAATCACCAGCATATGGAGGTAAAGTGCCAACCGCGTATCAAACAGAATCCTGATAATAATGGGTACCACACAAAAAGGAATGTAATACAAACTTGGGATTTCCATCTTAATGGCCCAGGTCAAAGCCAGCAGCATCCCTGTGGTTACAATGAGAATTAAGGAAAGCTGACGGTTATCAGCAAAAATATCCTTCCGGAAAAGAAAAAGGAACGACATTAAAATAGCGAGTATAAACCCAACCAATATCACCTGTCCCAGATAAACCAATGCCCTGCTGCCAATTGTTTTGGTTTGTGCATCGTAGGTAGCTTTATAAGACTCTAACTTCTGATAAATTTCTTCATCAATAACATCATTCTTCGCTACAATAAGTTCTCCCTTTTGTACCATACCCTTGGTAGTAGAGATATTGTTAACCGCATTATCCTGTATGGTTTGGGTAAGTCGCTCATCAAATATAATGTTGGGGGTAATATGATCAATTGCAAGGTTTGCAACCAAATCGCCCATCACCTGATTGGGCGATTTAAAATTATCTTTAAAAAACTTCAGTGCCGATTCCGCAGTAAAAACATCCTGTGTATTTTTTATCTGAGCCACATTGTTTTCAAGCAAAGAAAAGTCGTAGTTCTTCCCTCCTGCCTGATGTTTCACATTTAAGCCAATAATCCCTTTCTCGTAAATGTTCTGCAGTAATTTATAGGAAGCACTTTTATATACATCCCTGTCTTTCTCGTTAAGTTGCTTCGATTTCCATTTCACATCAAATTCGTTGGCAAACTCTTCCAGTGCATTTGCCGTAATACCCCTGTCCAATTGATAAACGGGCAAAATATCTTTTAGTGCATTCTTTTTATCAGCACTAACCTGCGGGTTGGTTTTTAAAATAGCAAAACTAAAAGGCGAAATCAGATCCTTGTTTTTCCATACTGCATTTTTTTCAAACTCATATCTAAACCGGGGTTGTTTGGGCAGGAATAGCGTAATAATGAAAACGGTAAATATCATCATCACATATTTCAGGTTTGATGAATATTTCCGGTAAAGGATCTTGTGGGAATTTCTCTTGATTTTGGCCAAAACGATCTAATTATTGTATTGTCAAAAATAACATTTTTATCTAATATATATTTTACGGGTTTTGTTTGTAATTACCAGATTTTATATTTTACTTTATGATATCAAATTAATATCAATTATGTATCAAGAAAAAATTATCAATCCGCCATCGGGTTATCTAACATTCGCACTATGCATCGCATTGCTAGGCGCTTCCATTTTCTGTTTTGTTTCAGAAATTTTTATCTGGGGAGGAATTTTACTGGCAATAGATATATTTTTAATATTTCCGGGCTTTTTAATCATCAACCCCAACCAATCTATGGTACTCACCCTGTTCGGGAAATATATCGGTACGGTTAAAGCCGATGGGTTTTTCTGGGTAAACCCCTT
Encoded proteins:
- a CDS encoding HD family phosphohydrolase produces the protein MIFTVFIITLFLPKQPRFRYEFEKNAVWKNKDLISPFSFAILKTNPQVSADKKNALKDILPVYQLDRGITANALEEFANEFDVKWKSKQLNEKDRDVYKSASYKLLQNIYEKGIIGLNVKHQAGGKNYDFSLLENNVAQIKNTQDVFTAESALKFFKDNFKSPNQVMGDLVANLAIDHITPNIIFDERLTQTIQDNAVNNISTTKGMVQKGELIVAKNDVIDEEIYQKLESYKATYDAQTKTIGSRALVYLGQVILVGFILAILMSFLFLFRKDIFADNRQLSLILIVTTGMLLALTWAIKMEIPSLYYIPFCVVPIIIRILFDTRLALYLHMLVILIAGFFVANSFEFVFYQVTAGMVAIFSIKNFVKRERFLVSALFILLAYFVSFVGIALLREGSFREIEWMNFIPFIFSVLLSLLAYPLIYLFERIFGITSDVALIELTNTNNKLLRELAFKAPGTFQHSLQVANLAEAAIFKIGGNSVLVRAGALYHDIGKVDNPQYFIENQNTAVSPHDKLPYEQSAQIIIQHVHKGIEILRKNQIPEAIIDFIRTHHGNTRVDYFYQSFLKNTPEKFVDENIFRYPGPIPFSKETGVLMLADSVEAASRSLKNPDAQNINDIVERIINYKLEQNQLDDCDLTLKDIETIKLIFKTMLMSIYHVRIDYQQIL